From Candidatus Binatus sp.:
CCGCCCGTCCACTATGGCGCGAGTACAGCCCGGCCAGCCGCTCAGCCTCGAAGCGCCCCTTCCAGCGACTAATATAGTTGGGGTTGCAACCGAGCAGCTGGCGAATCGTCAGGTAGGACATCCCTTGCGCCAACAGCAGGATCAGCCGCGCCCGGCGCACATCCTCGGCTGGCAGGGTGCGCGAGCGCACTCTATCCCACAGTTCCTTGCGCTCCCTCGGGGCCAATCCAAGCTCTCCATCAAGCATCCCTTACGATACACTAACCCGATACCAATGTCACTGTTACAGGCCACTAGGTATGGGGCGGCTTGGGGATCGATATTCAACGCTTGCCTGAGTGAAGACCGCACGTCGCTCACGGTACGACCGGCTGAAGCACAACGCACCTCATTGACCCCGTTGACGACAAGCTACGGCCATAGTTCGTCCTCCGTTCTGAGGATAACGTTCGCGCGATTCGCAGTGAATCGTCGGCACTGAGAGCCGAACGAGCTTCGCGACAGAGCTGTTTTCGGGGAGAGTCCCCACAAAATCCCCCACAATCCCAGAAGAGCTGCCAGCCTCTTCCGAACAGAGTGTGGGCATAACTCTTTGAATTAACAATGAAATTGGTTTGGTCGGGGTGGCCGGATTTGAACCGGCGACCACACGCACCCCAAGCGTGTGCGCTACCAGGCTGCGCCACACCCCGACGCTTTGACGACGCCACGCGCAAGCGCGCGCATCGGTGAGAGCAAGACACAGTATTATTTCGGGCGCATCAAGACCACAACCGCGATACCCGGGCGTCAATCGGCGGCGGCGGCTTCCGGCACTTTGACTTGCACAGTGCCATCGCCAGTGTCCGGTATCAGCCATCGATAAATCAGCGGCAGGACGTAGAGCGTGAACGGCGTCGAGGTGATAAGCCCGCCGATCACGACGGTGGCGAGCGGACTCTGCACTTCCGCGCCCGCGCCGCGAGAGATCGCCATCGGGATGAAGCCGAACAGCGCGACCATCGAGGCCATCAGGATCGGGCGCAGCCGTTCGCGCGAAGCCTGCGCGATTGCTTCATCGACCGGCGTGCCCATCTCGCGCAGCCGATTGATTTCCGAGACCAGCACGACGCCGTTTAAGACCGACACGCCGAACAGGGTGATAAATCCCACGCCGGCGGTGATCGAGAACGTCAGGCCGCGCAGCCCGAGCGCGATTATTCCGCCGCACGCGCCGAGCAGCACGTTGCCGAAGATCAGCAGCGCCGTGCGCATCGAGTTGAACGTGTTGTAGAGCAGGATCACGATCAGCAGCAGCGACACCGGCACCAGCAGCATCAGGCGTTTCGATGCGCGCTGGAGATTTTCATACTGGCCACCCCACTCGAGCCACCATCCGCGGGGCAGTTCGGCCTGCTCGCCGACGGCCGCTTTGGCTTTGGCGACGAAGCTGCCGAGATCGGTGCCGCGCACATTGACCGCGACCGTAACCCGGCGAGTCAGGTTCTCCCGCCAGATCGAGACGGGCCCTTCCTCGACGGTGAAGCGCGCCAGTTGCGCGAGCGGGATCAGCTTGCCGTCGGGCGCGGCCACCATGATGTCGTCGAGCTGCTCGAGGTTCTCGCGCGAGGCTTTCGCGAAGCGAACCTGCAACAGGTAACGCGCGTCGCCTTCGACCACCTGGCCAACGATTTTGCCGCCGATCGTTTCGACCGCGTCGAGCACGTCGGAGACGTTGATACCGTAGCGGGCGACTTCGGCGCGATTGATCTCGATATTGAGCGACGGCAAGCCCTCGCGCGGCGCCACTTTGCCGTCGGCGGATCCAGGAATCTCGCTCAGAATCTTGAGCAGCTTCTTGCCGAAGCCGAGCATCTTGCCGAAATCATCGCCATAGACATGAAGGGCGACGTCCGCCTTGATACCGGCGATCATGTCATTTACACGGTTCTCGATCGGCTGCGAAAAAGAGTAGCGGGTTTCGGGCACGCGCTCCTTGAGCTTGCGCTCGAGCTCCTTGATCAACGCTTCGCGGCCGGTCATCCGCCACTCTTCCGGCGGCTTGAGGAAGACGTAAACGTCGCTCTCGTCGGGTCCCGCGGTGTCGGTGGCGAGTTCGGGCCGGCCGATTCGTGATACCACGCGGGTCACCTCGGGCAATTCCAGCAAGGCTTTTTCAGCGCGCGTCGCGTCTTTGGCGGCAGCGCCGAGAGAGATACTGGGCACCCGCAGCACGTCGACGTTAATCGTTCCTTCGTTGAGAGTCGGGATGAACTCGCTGCCGAGAAACGGTCCCCATGCGAAGCCGACAATCAGCAGGACCAGCGACGCGCCGAGCGCGATCTGCGGCCGCGGCCCGATCCATCCGGCGGCGTTCGCATGCCATCGATCGAACATTCGTGCGATATACGGCTCGTGAGCCGGAACTTTTTTGAGGAGTAGCGACGCCATCACCGGCACGAACGTGAGCGCGCATAACAGCGAGCCGCAGAGCGCGAAGATCACGGTCAGCGCCATCGGACGAAACATTTTTCCTTCGACGTTCTCGAACGTCAGGATCGGCAGGTACACGATGATGATGATCCCGATTGCAAATACGATCGGGCGCAGTACCTCGCGGCCCGCCTCGAAGATGCGATGGCTCATCGAATGTCCGCGCGGATCGGACGTGGCAAGGCGGCGGAAAATGTTCTCGATCATGACGACCGAGCCGTCCACGATTAGTCCGAAATCGATCGCGCCGAGGCTCATCAGATTGCCCGACACGCCGCTCCACTTCATGCCCATGAACGCCACCAGCATCGAGAGCGGAATCACCGACGCAACGATCAGGCTGGCGCGGATGTCGCCGAGGAACAGAAACAGGACGACGACCACCAGGATCGCGCCCTCGACCAGATTATGGCTGACGGTCTCAATCGTTCGTTTGATCAGATCGGCCCGATCGTAAAACGGCTCGATCTTGACGCCTTCGGGCAGCGTCGGCTGGATCTCCTTGATTTTGGCCTTGACCCGCTCGACCACGGTGCGCGAGTTCTCGCCGATCAGCATCATGACCACGCCGACCACTGTTTCGCCCTTGCCGTCATGCGTGACTGCGCCCTGTCGGATACGCGGTGCGAACGCGACCTTGCCGAGATTTTTGGCGTAGATCGGCACGCCGGTGCGATTGCCGACCACGATATTACCGACGTCGGCCAGGTTCTGGATCAGGCCGGTGCCGCGGATCACTTCCTGCTCGCCGCTGCGCACGATATAGCCGCCGCCGGCGCTGGCATTGTTTTTCTCGAGCGCGCGGAAGACGTCGCTCAAGCTCAGGCCGTAAGCCACCAGCGAACTTGGGTCGAGTTGCAGTTCGAAGGTCCGGAGTTCGCCGCCAAAGCTGTTGACTTCAACGACGCCTGGAACCGCTTTCAGGCGCGGCGCAATTTGCCAGTTCAGAATCGATCGAAGATCCATCAGGCTGCGATTCGGATCGACCACCTCGAACTGGTAAATCTCGCCGAGCGCGGTCGATACCGGCGTCATCTCAGGTGAGCCGTAGCCCTTCGGAATCAGTTCGCGCGCCGCCGGCAGTCGTTCCATCACGAGGCGCCGGGCAAAGTAGATGTCGTACTTCTCTTCGAAGTAAATCCACACCGAAGACAGTCCGAAGCGCGAGAGTGAGCGGATTTCCGTGATACCGGGCATCCCGCGCATCGCGATCTCGACCGGAAACGTGATGAACTTCTCGACTTCCGCGGGCCCGAGTCCCTGCGCGTCGGTCACCACCTGCACCACGTTGGGCGTGACGTCGGGCACCGCGTCGATCGGCAGCGAAACCAGCGCGCGCGCGCCCAGGCCAACGATCACGAGCACCAGGATGATCGTGAGCAGGCGGTTCTGCAGCGCCGCTTCGAATAGTCGATTGGCCATTACTCAGCGCATCTCACGATTGACGAACATTGCCTTGAGCGCGAGGCCGCCTTCCGAGACTACGCGCTCGCCCTCTCTCACGCCGGACACTATTTCGACGTCGGAATGGCCGGCCGAACCCAGCGTCACCGGTCTCACTGCGAAGCTGGCGGCGGAGACTTCGACGAACACCGACTTCTGGCCGTTGATTTCATAGACCGCGGAGGCCGGCGCCGTCAGCACTTCGCGCGATGCGCGCGCGGTGGTGGTGATCTGCGCATTGGCGAACATCCCGGGCTTGAGCCGCCGCTCGGGATTCGGCACGTCGATTCGCGCCTGCACGGTGCGCGTCGAGCGCTCGACGGTATCGCCGATGTAGGACACGACTCCGTTGAAGCGCTCGTCGGGATACGCGCCGACGGTTATTTCGGCGGGCTCGCCGATCTGCAAGGTCGATAGGTCGTGCTCGAACACGTTGACCAGCACCCAGACGTTGCGCAGATCGATAATCGTCATCACGCTTTCATCGCCCGAGACAAACGCGCCGATTGTGAGATTGCGCTTGGTAACGGTGCCGGCGATCGGCGCGGTCAGGGTGAAATCGGAGAGCGGCGGGCCATTTTCGGGCCAGGCGAGACCCGCGAGTTCCTTGGGTGAGATTAACAGGCGCAGCGCTTCGCGCGTGCTCTTGTATTGCGCCAGCGCGATCTCGTGATTGGCGCGCGCCTCGAGCACGTCCTTGGCGGAGGCGATCTTGTCCTTGAAGAGACGCTCCTCGCGCGCGAGATGCTGCCCGGCGATCTGTTCGAGCACCCGCGATTTCAGATACTCCGCCTTGGCCTGCCCGAGTTCGATACTGCTCAGCACCGCCAGCGGATCGCCCGGCTTGACCTCCTGTCCCGGCTCGGCGATCAGCTTCAGCACGCGCGCTCGAATCCGCGGCGTCACGTGCGCGATTTTGCGCGCGTCGGGCTCGATCATCGCGGTCGCGGCAATCAGATTCGACAACCTTTTGCGCTTGATCTCGGCGAACTTCAGATCCGCCTGCGCCTTCGAGCCCTGGCCCAGCGAGATCGTTCCCTTGGCGGGCAACTTGTCCGTCGCCGCACCGGCCATCGCCGGAGACGCGACCGCGAGCAGCAGCGCGAGCATCAGACTTGCGATCGTGTGATTCATAGGGGCGCTCCGGTGGCGAGTTCGAGCGCGATTTGAGAACTCCACACTCCGAACCCGGCGTCGAGGTAGGCGGTGCGCGCCTCGAAGGTCAGCCGTTCCGCGACCGACAGCCGCAGCAGATCAATCTTACCTTCTTTAAACGCCCGCTCCAGCAGGTTGAAGCTTTCCCGCGCCGGAACCACCACGTCGTGCTGGTAGATTTGAAGCTGCCTGTACGCGGCTAGATAACCGTAGTAGGCGTCGCGGACTTCGCGTTCGATATCCAGATACTTAGCGCGCTCGCGCGCACTCGCTTGGCGGCGGCGCGCTTCGATCACGGTCGCTTCTCCCGTGCGCCGATTGAACAGCGGGATCGAAAGGCCGAGCGTGCCGCCGACGAAACGTTCGGTGTTCAACTCGTGTCCAAGAAAAACGCCGAAGGACGGATTGGGAAGATTCATGCGTTGGTTAAGAGCATATTCGGCGTTCAGCCGAGCCACTTCAAGTTGCCGCGCGCGCAGGTCGGGCCGTCTACTTTTTGCATTTGCCACCAGCGTCTCAAGATCGATTGCCAGTTTGGGAGGATTGAAGTCACCGGTCGGGTCAGGCTCAGGCCCGGCATATCCACCCAGCAGGCGCCCGAGACTCGATCTTTGAAGCCGATAAATTTCCTGGCCCTGGATAAGCGCGCGCTGGCTCTGACCATACCGGACGACCGCCAGATTGTGATCGATTTGGCCGATCTCGCCGGCGCTCAGACGAATCCGCGCAGCCTCGAGCAGGCGCGCGTCGAGCGCTTCGACCTCGGTCAAGAGGCGCACCAGTTGGCGCGCGCGGAGCGCGTCGAGGAAGGTCAGCCTGACCGTGGCGATGAGCAGCCGGAATCCGTCCTCAAATTCGGCGGCCGATTGTTGGAGCCGGACGGTGCGGGACTTTTGGCGAAGCGAGCGCTGACCAAAAACCTCGAACTCCTGCCTCATGCCGACGCGCCAATCCTGCGTGTTCGAGCGGTTCGAGCGCGCGCGATAGTTGGCCGCATTGTCACTCTCAAAATCGGACTGGCTAAGATAGTTGGCCTGTTCGAGTTCGCCCCGCGCGACGTTGATCTCCTGCGCCGCGGCGGCGAGATCGGGGTTATGCGCCCGCGCGATCGAGATGGCGTCCTCGAGGGTAATTTCCTGGGCCGCGTGCGAGACAGGGATATTCAGAAGCAACGCGATCAATACGATCGCGGCGTAAAGTGATCGGCTAGCAGTTTTCAACGTTTTCCCGGCGACCACACCTTCCATCCACGAATTCGCCCT
This genomic window contains:
- a CDS encoding helix-turn-helix domain-containing protein; amino-acid sequence: MAPRERKELWDRVRSRTLPAEDVRRARLILLLAQGMSYLTIRQLLGCNPNYISRWKGRFEAERLAGLYSRHSGRA
- a CDS encoding efflux RND transporter permease subunit, giving the protein MANRLFEAALQNRLLTIILVLVIVGLGARALVSLPIDAVPDVTPNVVQVVTDAQGLGPAEVEKFITFPVEIAMRGMPGITEIRSLSRFGLSSVWIYFEEKYDIYFARRLVMERLPAARELIPKGYGSPEMTPVSTALGEIYQFEVVDPNRSLMDLRSILNWQIAPRLKAVPGVVEVNSFGGELRTFELQLDPSSLVAYGLSLSDVFRALEKNNASAGGGYIVRSGEQEVIRGTGLIQNLADVGNIVVGNRTGVPIYAKNLGKVAFAPRIRQGAVTHDGKGETVVGVVMMLIGENSRTVVERVKAKIKEIQPTLPEGVKIEPFYDRADLIKRTIETVSHNLVEGAILVVVVLFLFLGDIRASLIVASVIPLSMLVAFMGMKWSGVSGNLMSLGAIDFGLIVDGSVVMIENIFRRLATSDPRGHSMSHRIFEAGREVLRPIVFAIGIIIIVYLPILTFENVEGKMFRPMALTVIFALCGSLLCALTFVPVMASLLLKKVPAHEPYIARMFDRWHANAAGWIGPRPQIALGASLVLLIVGFAWGPFLGSEFIPTLNEGTINVDVLRVPSISLGAAAKDATRAEKALLELPEVTRVVSRIGRPELATDTAGPDESDVYVFLKPPEEWRMTGREALIKELERKLKERVPETRYSFSQPIENRVNDMIAGIKADVALHVYGDDFGKMLGFGKKLLKILSEIPGSADGKVAPREGLPSLNIEINRAEVARYGINVSDVLDAVETIGGKIVGQVVEGDARYLLQVRFAKASRENLEQLDDIMVAAPDGKLIPLAQLARFTVEEGPVSIWRENLTRRVTVAVNVRGTDLGSFVAKAKAAVGEQAELPRGWWLEWGGQYENLQRASKRLMLLVPVSLLLIVILLYNTFNSMRTALLIFGNVLLGACGGIIALGLRGLTFSITAGVGFITLFGVSVLNGVVLVSEINRLREMGTPVDEAIAQASRERLRPILMASMVALFGFIPMAISRGAGAEVQSPLATVVIGGLITSTPFTLYVLPLIYRWLIPDTGDGTVQVKVPEAAAAD
- a CDS encoding efflux RND transporter periplasmic adaptor subunit gives rise to the protein MNHTIASLMLALLLAVASPAMAGAATDKLPAKGTISLGQGSKAQADLKFAEIKRKRLSNLIAATAMIEPDARKIAHVTPRIRARVLKLIAEPGQEVKPGDPLAVLSSIELGQAKAEYLKSRVLEQIAGQHLAREERLFKDKIASAKDVLEARANHEIALAQYKSTREALRLLISPKELAGLAWPENGPPLSDFTLTAPIAGTVTKRNLTIGAFVSGDESVMTIIDLRNVWVLVNVFEHDLSTLQIGEPAEITVGAYPDERFNGVVSYIGDTVERSTRTVQARIDVPNPERRLKPGMFANAQITTTARASREVLTAPASAVYEINGQKSVFVEVSAASFAVRPVTLGSAGHSDVEIVSGVREGERVVSEGGLALKAMFVNREMR
- a CDS encoding TolC family protein, with the protein product MKTASRSLYAAIVLIALLLNIPVSHAAQEITLEDAISIARAHNPDLAAAAQEINVARGELEQANYLSQSDFESDNAANYRARSNRSNTQDWRVGMRQEFEVFGQRSLRQKSRTVRLQQSAAEFEDGFRLLIATVRLTFLDALRARQLVRLLTEVEALDARLLEAARIRLSAGEIGQIDHNLAVVRYGQSQRALIQGQEIYRLQRSSLGRLLGGYAGPEPDPTGDFNPPKLAIDLETLVANAKSRRPDLRARQLEVARLNAEYALNQRMNLPNPSFGVFLGHELNTERFVGGTLGLSIPLFNRRTGEATVIEARRRQASARERAKYLDIEREVRDAYYGYLAAYRQLQIYQHDVVVPARESFNLLERAFKEGKIDLLRLSVAERLTFEARTAYLDAGFGVWSSQIALELATGAPL